The Lysobacter gummosus genome includes a region encoding these proteins:
- a CDS encoding class I SAM-dependent methyltransferase — protein MPHYSGPLLTLPAAEALRAARETGAPAWSGSLDLGRSNGEVRLQADAWRWREREYPYPPALKDRTIYYWDGEDFAPVSRFSGSLIKLVPTEWGPPTFEIDGIKMLPTMKASPLEDARAKVALIEPRGKRVLDTCGGLGYFAACCLEAGAAGIHSFEKNEDVLWLRTLNPWSPDPDADASGGRLRLTHADVSQAIAQIADASVDALLHDPPRFGIAGELYSQAFYDQLARVLHRGGRMFHYTGSPNKLTSGRDVPREVAKRLEKAGFKAQLALDGVLAIRR, from the coding sequence ATGCCGCATTACTCAGGCCCCCTGCTCACCCTTCCCGCGGCCGAAGCCTTGCGCGCCGCGCGCGAAACCGGCGCGCCGGCGTGGAGCGGTTCGCTGGATCTGGGGCGTTCGAACGGCGAAGTGCGGCTGCAGGCCGATGCCTGGCGGTGGCGCGAGCGCGAGTACCCGTATCCGCCCGCGCTCAAGGACCGCACGATCTATTACTGGGACGGCGAGGACTTCGCGCCGGTGTCGCGCTTCTCCGGTTCGCTGATCAAGCTGGTGCCGACCGAGTGGGGCCCGCCTACCTTCGAGATCGACGGCATCAAGATGTTGCCGACGATGAAGGCATCGCCGCTGGAGGACGCGCGCGCCAAGGTGGCGCTGATCGAGCCGCGCGGCAAGCGGGTGCTCGATACCTGCGGCGGGCTGGGGTATTTCGCCGCGTGCTGCCTGGAAGCGGGCGCGGCCGGCATCCACTCGTTCGAGAAGAACGAAGACGTACTGTGGTTGCGCACGCTCAACCCGTGGTCGCCCGATCCCGACGCCGACGCCAGCGGCGGCCGTCTGCGCCTGACTCATGCCGATGTGTCGCAGGCGATCGCGCAGATCGCCGACGCCTCAGTGGACGCCCTGCTCCACGATCCGCCGCGATTCGGCATCGCCGGCGAGTTGTATTCGCAAGCGTTCTACGATCAGCTGGCGCGCGTGCTGCACCGCGGCGGACGCATGTTCCACTACACCGGCAGCCCGAACAAACTCACCAGCGGCCGCGATGTCCCGCGCGAAGTGGCCAAGCGCCTGGAAAAAGCCGGGTTCAAGGCGCAGCTGGCGCTGGACGGCGTGTTGGCGATCCGGCGCTGA
- a CDS encoding IS3 family transposase (programmed frameshift), whose product MSAKRYTDEFKIEAVRQIVEYGRPVAEVAERLGVSVHSLYGWRRQQGKSDVVRRVEKDQNADVRRLKAELRRVTEERDIPKKSRRVLCQGVKVKYAFMKQHADEFGLAAMCRVLGINRSGYYAWLHAPASARARDDQRLLGLIKHSWLESGSIYGHRKITTDLRELGETCSKHRVARLMKQEGLRAMVGYGRRPRPLSGPIGAVANNVLAREFTAQEPNRAWVTDITYIRTHEGFLYLAVVLDLFSRRIVGWATRPTQHSDLVLQALLAAVWRRKPAPGLLLHSDQGSQFTSEDWQSFLKAHGIVCSMSRRGNCHDNAAMESFFQLLKRERVKQRIYHTHDKARGDVFDYIELFYNPKRRHSSNNGLSPIEFERRYALNG is encoded by the exons ATGAGCGCGAAGCGATACACCGATGAGTTCAAGATCGAAGCGGTCCGTCAGATCGTGGAGTACGGGCGGCCGGTGGCCGAAGTAGCCGAGCGCCTGGGCGTGTCGGTGCACAGCCTGTACGGCTGGCGGCGTCAGCAAGGCAAAAGCGATGTGGTTCGTCGTGTGGAAAAAGATCAGAACGCGGACGTGCGACGCCTGAAGGCAGAACTTCGGCGCGTGACTGAAGAACGAGACATCC CTAAAAAAAGCCGCCGCGTACTTTGCCAAGGGGTAAAGGTGAAGTACGCCTTCATGAAGCAGCACGCCGACGAGTTCGGCCTGGCCGCAATGTGCCGTGTCTTGGGCATAAACCGCAGCGGTTACTACGCTTGGCTTCACGCGCCGGCCAGTGCGCGTGCACGCGACGACCAACGTCTGTTGGGATTGATCAAGCACAGTTGGTTGGAAAGCGGCTCGATCTACGGCCATCGCAAGATCACCACGGACCTGCGCGAGTTGGGTGAAACGTGCAGCAAACACCGCGTTGCGCGTTTGATGAAGCAAGAAGGGCTGCGCGCCATGGTGGGCTACGGCCGGCGGCCGCGGCCGTTGAGCGGGCCGATCGGCGCCGTCGCCAACAACGTGCTGGCGCGTGAGTTCACAGCGCAAGAACCCAATCGGGCCTGGGTGACCGACATCACCTACATTCGCACCCACGAAGGCTTCTTGTACTTGGCCGTCGTGCTCGATCTGTTCTCCCGCAGGATCGTGGGCTGGGCCACGCGTCCAACGCAGCACTCCGATCTGGTGCTGCAGGCGCTGCTAGCGGCGGTGTGGCGACGCAAGCCCGCGCCTGGTTTGCTCTTGCACTCGGATCAAGGCAGTCAGTTCACGAGCGAAGACTGGCAGAGCTTTTTGAAGGCCCACGGCATCGTGTGCAGCATGAGCCGACGCGGTAACTGTCACGACAACGCCGCGATGGAAAGCTTCTTCCAGTTGCTCAAGCGCGAACGGGTTAAGCAACGGATCTACCATACCCATGACAAAGCACGAGGCGATGTGTTCGATTACATCGAGCTGTTCTACAACCCCAAACGACGGCACAGTTCCAACAATGGCCTGTCCCCGATAGAGTTTGAAAGGCGGTACGCACTAAACGGCTGA
- a CDS encoding M14 family metallopeptidase: protein MTSQAFYPIGTPGQPWGPAEIAEWRSRQVRHRSYEAEVVSKIDKLRSRFDVVEYGVLDYAPDRYPLFAIKSRDWRDDLPTFLVTGGVHGYETSGVHGVLQFLERHAADYAGKANLLVAPCVSPWAYERIHRWNIDAIDPNRSFRDNSPAQESAALIALVAPWRERVLMHIDLHETTDTDESEFRPALAARDGKPNEPGEIPDGFYLVGDSEDPQPEFQQAVIAAVAMITHIAPADAKGEIIGATVVAPGVINYPVRSLGLCAGITNARYRTTTEVYPDSPRATPEQCNAAQAAAVCAAIDFALARA from the coding sequence ATGACCAGCCAAGCCTTCTACCCGATCGGTACGCCCGGCCAGCCCTGGGGGCCGGCGGAGATCGCCGAATGGCGCTCGCGGCAAGTCCGCCATCGCAGCTACGAAGCCGAGGTGGTGAGCAAGATCGACAAGCTGCGCTCGCGTTTCGATGTGGTGGAGTACGGCGTACTGGATTACGCGCCCGACCGATATCCACTGTTCGCGATCAAAAGCAGGGACTGGCGGGATGATCTTCCGACGTTCTTGGTCACCGGCGGCGTACACGGCTATGAAACCAGCGGCGTGCACGGCGTGCTGCAATTCCTCGAGCGTCATGCCGCGGACTATGCCGGCAAGGCCAATCTGCTGGTCGCGCCCTGCGTCAGCCCGTGGGCCTACGAGCGCATTCATCGCTGGAACATCGACGCGATCGATCCCAACCGCTCGTTCCGCGACAACAGCCCGGCGCAGGAATCGGCCGCGCTCATCGCGCTGGTGGCGCCGTGGCGCGAGCGCGTGCTCATGCACATCGACCTGCACGAGACCACCGACACGGACGAATCCGAGTTCCGCCCGGCCTTGGCCGCGCGCGACGGCAAGCCCAACGAGCCGGGCGAAATCCCGGACGGTTTCTATCTGGTCGGCGACAGCGAAGACCCGCAGCCCGAGTTCCAGCAGGCGGTGATCGCGGCGGTAGCGATGATCACCCACATCGCCCCGGCCGACGCCAAGGGCGAGATCATCGGCGCGACGGTCGTCGCTCCGGGCGTGATCAATTATCCGGTGCGTTCGCTGGGCCTGTGCGCCGGCATCACCAACGCCCGTTACCGCACCACCACCGAGGTCTATCCCGACAGCCCGCGCGCTACGCCCGAGCAATGCAATGCCGCGCAGGCGGCGGCGGTATGCGCGGCGATCGATTTCGCCCTGGCGCGGGCCTGA
- a CDS encoding VOC family protein, with protein sequence MKFQRSKRIAGRFVLLSALILGIAPSAASAAAPPEHSNEIDHALLWGRDIDQISAVMAVKLGFQVRPGRNPDGVANRYVRMADRSYMELFGIVRADAAMDPGMKADQASLRGGAGARTFGLRSTVLEQAHAFAQQQSLAPTPIFTAALNDPDGDGPSAPPRWRLFAFEHAPLSSNLFFIDYATLKTTPARVSEHKIAPQHPNGAQALTSIWLLSADADADRKQFERLGLAGAKPIRFPQIAAQGYCVPVNGKRLLALQPDGPGIAADALREGGPQLLGLSIGVADLDIAKIRVERGYETQLTGYRGALGEAFLAPTQSDLGLLIEFHASSKTAPACSGGTG encoded by the coding sequence ATGAAGTTCCAGCGCAGCAAACGCATCGCCGGCAGGTTCGTCCTGCTGTCCGCCCTGATCCTGGGCATCGCCCCATCCGCCGCCAGCGCGGCCGCACCGCCCGAACACAGCAACGAGATCGACCACGCCCTGCTGTGGGGACGCGACATCGACCAGATCAGCGCAGTCATGGCAGTGAAACTCGGGTTCCAGGTCCGCCCCGGACGCAACCCCGACGGCGTCGCCAACCGCTATGTGCGCATGGCCGATCGCAGCTACATGGAGTTGTTCGGCATCGTCCGCGCCGACGCCGCGATGGACCCGGGCATGAAGGCCGACCAGGCCTCGCTCCGCGGCGGAGCGGGCGCACGCACCTTCGGCCTGCGTTCGACCGTGCTCGAACAAGCGCATGCGTTCGCGCAACAACAATCCCTCGCGCCCACGCCGATCTTCACCGCCGCGCTCAACGACCCGGACGGCGACGGCCCGTCGGCGCCGCCGCGCTGGCGCCTGTTCGCCTTCGAACACGCCCCGCTGTCGAGCAACCTGTTCTTCATCGACTACGCCACTCTCAAGACCACGCCGGCGCGCGTGTCCGAGCACAAAATCGCGCCGCAGCACCCCAACGGCGCGCAAGCCTTGACCTCGATCTGGCTGCTGTCCGCCGACGCCGACGCCGACCGCAAACAATTCGAGCGGCTCGGGCTTGCCGGCGCGAAGCCCATTCGCTTCCCGCAGATCGCCGCGCAAGGTTACTGCGTACCGGTGAACGGCAAACGCCTGCTGGCGCTGCAACCCGACGGCCCGGGCATCGCCGCCGACGCCCTGCGCGAAGGCGGCCCGCAATTGCTGGGACTCAGCATCGGCGTGGCCGATCTCGACATCGCGAAAATCCGCGTCGAACGCGGGTATGAAACCCAGCTCACCGGCTATCGCGGCGCACTCGGTGAAGCGTTTCTGGCGCCGACCCAGAGCGATCTCGGGTTGCTGATCGAATTTCATGCTTCGTCTAAGACCGCCCCGGCTTGCAGCGGTGGCACCGGTTGA
- a CDS encoding zeta toxin family protein, whose protein sequence is MTSQERALDIRIGETIFWDQIVPDSGMEQAASHSQPKAIFLVGQPGAGKSALTGMARADLGNDLIMIDPDRLRSYWPGLRELRNANPYTWSLDTDHDVGLWAAALQEVAVRGRKNIIIDTTLNDAESLLEQIRLLQAEGYEVQVRAVAVHRMESELAADARFLSGFLRDGHGLYHQETFRKQCYENMPSSLDYVRSQTEIPIRIFNCDGLEIYDSRINPAPPGAALEQAREARLANPKVTKAVHMGLQKQLALHQDLPEILARMTGAPMA, encoded by the coding sequence ATGACTTCCCAAGAGCGCGCGTTGGACATAAGGATCGGCGAGACGATTTTCTGGGATCAGATCGTTCCTGACAGCGGTATGGAGCAGGCCGCATCCCACTCCCAACCCAAGGCGATCTTCTTGGTGGGCCAACCGGGCGCAGGGAAAAGCGCCCTGACAGGCATGGCGAGAGCAGACCTGGGCAATGACCTGATCATGATCGACCCGGACAGGCTCCGGAGTTATTGGCCGGGTTTGCGCGAGCTGCGCAACGCAAACCCATACACCTGGTCTCTCGATACCGACCACGATGTCGGTCTATGGGCCGCCGCCTTGCAAGAGGTAGCGGTTCGAGGCCGTAAGAACATCATCATTGATACCACATTGAACGACGCGGAAAGCCTGCTCGAACAGATACGGCTACTGCAGGCCGAGGGCTATGAAGTTCAAGTTCGAGCCGTGGCCGTGCATAGAATGGAGAGCGAGCTCGCCGCCGATGCGCGCTTCCTGAGTGGCTTCCTGAGGGATGGCCACGGTCTTTATCACCAAGAAACCTTTCGTAAGCAATGCTACGAGAACATGCCAAGCAGCTTGGACTATGTGCGCAGTCAAACAGAAATTCCGATCCGCATCTTCAATTGCGATGGTCTGGAGATCTATGACAGCCGCATCAACCCGGCGCCGCCAGGAGCGGCACTTGAACAAGCCCGCGAGGCCCGGCTTGCCAATCCAAAAGTGACCAAGGCAGTGCATATGGGGTTGCAAAAGCAATTGGCCCTGCACCAAGACCTTCCCGAGATACTTGCTCGTATGACCGGGGCACCGATGGCCTGA
- a CDS encoding zeta toxin family protein: MDKEAHAKIFAERVLPDSGFSEATTQAKPRAIILAGQPGAGKTGLVKEAMREFKGDAVLVDPDELRKYVPNLKELQQAKPLGWSGDTLKDSSKWGNQLNRPGFRRHLAAINYGLSGGGYEREAIHR; encoded by the coding sequence ATGGATAAGGAGGCGCATGCGAAGATTTTTGCCGAGCGAGTACTTCCAGACAGTGGTTTCAGCGAGGCGACTACGCAGGCTAAGCCCAGAGCGATCATCCTGGCCGGGCAGCCCGGGGCCGGTAAAACCGGGCTGGTGAAAGAGGCGATGCGAGAGTTCAAGGGCGATGCGGTGTTGGTCGATCCGGATGAGTTGCGAAAATACGTTCCGAACCTAAAGGAACTGCAACAGGCCAAGCCCCTCGGCTGGTCGGGGGATACCCTTAAGGATTCGAGCAAGTGGGGCAACCAGTTGAATCGCCCAGGGTTTCGTAGACATCTCGCAGCCATAAACTATGGCTTAAGTGGAGGTGGTTATGAGCGCGAAGCGATACACCGATGA
- a CDS encoding alpha-lytic protease prodomain-containing protein gives MRKFSMSVLAATVAMTVSGAAFAADDLSPALKTAMQRDLGLSSTQLSQYLKVERLAEQQEKTVQAQLGRNFAGAWVERKADGSFGFVAASTSIKNAKAVAGVETRQARHSLAALNSAKAQLDSLLARSAKVPKGVYSWTVDLPSNSVVVGVAPGAEEAGVDFVARSGLDARVVRFETLNEAPQRRIAVQGGRGMLRDPGDGYLYACSVGFTVTKGSTPGYATAGHCGTVGEIVYQEVSQWNPGVRVGTFSASTMPSGSQTGPDRGWVKVDTTHTLSPSVYGYGNGDVTVRGSTEAAVGAALCRSGRTSGWHCGAIRSKNNTVSYVDDAGNPDGTVTGLTRTSACAEGGDSGGSFITGAGQAQGVLSGGSGSCSGSQGNNGGGNSYYTPINSILSAYALTLRTSP, from the coding sequence ATGCGTAAGTTCAGTATGTCGGTTCTCGCTGCCACCGTAGCCATGACCGTATCCGGCGCGGCCTTCGCCGCCGACGATCTCTCCCCCGCGTTGAAGACGGCCATGCAGCGCGATCTGGGTTTGTCCAGCACGCAGCTGAGCCAGTACCTCAAGGTCGAACGTCTGGCCGAGCAGCAGGAAAAAACCGTGCAGGCGCAGTTGGGCCGCAACTTCGCCGGTGCGTGGGTCGAGCGTAAGGCCGACGGTTCCTTCGGTTTCGTCGCGGCCAGCACGTCGATCAAGAACGCCAAGGCCGTCGCCGGTGTCGAAACGCGTCAGGCGCGTCACAGCCTCGCCGCGCTCAATTCGGCGAAGGCACAGCTCGACAGCCTGCTCGCGCGCAGCGCCAAGGTGCCCAAGGGCGTGTACAGCTGGACCGTGGATTTGCCCAGCAACAGCGTTGTCGTCGGCGTCGCGCCGGGCGCGGAAGAAGCCGGTGTCGATTTCGTCGCCCGCAGCGGGCTCGATGCGCGCGTGGTGCGCTTCGAAACCTTGAATGAAGCGCCGCAGCGCCGCATCGCCGTGCAAGGCGGCCGCGGCATGCTGCGCGATCCCGGCGACGGCTATCTGTATGCCTGCTCGGTCGGCTTCACCGTGACCAAGGGCAGCACGCCGGGCTACGCCACCGCCGGCCATTGCGGCACCGTGGGCGAGATCGTTTACCAGGAAGTCTCGCAGTGGAACCCGGGCGTCCGCGTCGGCACGTTCTCGGCTTCGACCATGCCCAGCGGCAGCCAGACCGGCCCCGATCGCGGTTGGGTCAAGGTCGATACCACGCACACGCTGTCGCCCAGCGTCTACGGCTACGGCAACGGCGATGTCACCGTGCGCGGCAGCACCGAAGCCGCCGTCGGCGCCGCGCTGTGCCGTTCCGGCCGCACCAGCGGCTGGCATTGCGGCGCGATTCGCAGCAAGAACAACACCGTGTCGTACGTGGACGACGCGGGCAATCCGGACGGCACCGTCACCGGCCTGACCCGCACCAGCGCCTGCGCCGAAGGCGGCGATTCCGGCGGTTCGTTCATCACCGGCGCCGGCCAGGCGCAGGGCGTGCTCTCCGGCGGCAGCGGCAGCTGCTCGGGCAGCCAGGGCAACAACGGCGGCGGCAACAGCTACTACACGCCGATCAACTCGATCCTCAGCGCGTATGCGTTGACCTTGCGCACCAGCCCGTAA
- a CDS encoding glycosyltransferase: MAGLGAQLQALGAQVRVCAPPDQEFAELLERAGVPLAPAFSSVREWVGEALKRQAAEPPERKGETIATHAARIVASQYAAICAAAQDCDAIVAAGLFPSTAAARSVAERMGIGYVYAAYCPLFLPSSHQRPYEYPGHPLPADVSDNKQLWEFDIQAKNALFGAGINHLRASVGLPPVDNVRDHVLTERPWLASDPTLCPWPPTSLREVVQTGAWILPDERPLPDALLAFLDAGAPPVYVGFGSMPMQGLKESARVVIEAIRAQGHRVLLSQGWAELALSDDRADCFVVGEVNQQALFRRVAVVVHHGGAGTTTTAARAGTPQVVVPQIADQPYWAGRVADLGIGVAHAGPSPSMESFSAAVDTVLSRGVRARASAVAGMIRIDGAEVAAKLLVDAFGQGQRRG; the protein is encoded by the coding sequence ATGGCGGGTCTTGGAGCGCAGTTGCAGGCGCTCGGCGCGCAGGTGCGGGTGTGCGCGCCGCCCGATCAGGAATTCGCGGAGCTGCTGGAACGCGCCGGGGTGCCGCTGGCGCCGGCGTTCTCCTCGGTACGCGAGTGGGTCGGCGAAGCGTTGAAGCGGCAGGCGGCGGAACCGCCCGAACGCAAGGGCGAGACGATCGCCACGCACGCGGCCCGGATCGTCGCCTCGCAGTACGCAGCGATCTGCGCGGCCGCGCAAGATTGCGATGCCATCGTCGCGGCCGGTCTGTTTCCTTCAACCGCCGCCGCGCGCTCGGTGGCCGAGCGCATGGGCATCGGCTATGTGTACGCGGCCTATTGCCCGCTGTTCCTGCCGTCCTCACACCAGCGGCCTTACGAGTATCCGGGCCATCCGCTGCCGGCGGACGTGAGCGACAACAAGCAGCTGTGGGAGTTCGACATTCAGGCCAAGAACGCCTTGTTCGGCGCCGGCATCAACCATCTGCGCGCGTCGGTCGGTCTGCCGCCGGTGGACAACGTCCGCGATCACGTCCTGACCGAGCGCCCGTGGCTGGCGTCGGACCCGACGCTGTGTCCGTGGCCGCCGACCAGCCTGCGCGAGGTCGTGCAGACCGGCGCGTGGATCCTGCCCGACGAACGTCCGCTGCCGGATGCACTGCTCGCGTTCCTCGATGCCGGCGCGCCGCCGGTGTATGTCGGCTTCGGCAGCATGCCGATGCAGGGGTTGAAGGAATCGGCGCGCGTGGTCATCGAGGCGATCCGCGCGCAGGGCCATCGCGTATTGCTCTCGCAAGGCTGGGCCGAGTTGGCCTTGAGCGACGATCGCGCGGATTGCTTCGTCGTCGGCGAAGTCAACCAGCAGGCCTTATTCCGCCGCGTCGCCGTCGTCGTGCATCACGGCGGCGCCGGCACGACCACGACGGCCGCGCGTGCGGGTACGCCGCAGGTGGTGGTGCCGCAGATCGCCGATCAGCCGTACTGGGCCGGTCGCGTCGCCGACCTGGGCATCGGCGTCGCGCACGCCGGGCCGAGCCCGAGCATGGAGTCGTTCTCGGCTGCGGTCGATACGGTGTTGAGCCGCGGGGTTCGCGCACGTGCCAGCGCGGTGGCGGGCATGATCCGCATCGACGGCGCGGAAGTGGCGGCGAAGTTGTTGGTCGATGCGTTCGGGCAGGGGCAGCGCCGCGGCTGA
- a CDS encoding M13 family metallopeptidase → MKLSRMSLGLALAAALAVPSAHAADSAAKGKPQLGSFGVDLSAQDKSVKPGDDFNRYVNGHWLDTYQLKDYETTYGSFNILRDQSEAQVHAIIESLHKRKDLARGSDALKLRDYYASYMDRAARDAAGIAPLQPVLDRIGAISSKAALIEAFGNSDLDSSAAPLRFNVELDRKDPDQYLVGLRVGGLGLPDRDYYLNPDARFAGIRTAYLAHIERMLGFAGVKDAKARAQAVLALETELAKPQWERAQLRDRDKTYNVATLAELTKQYPDYDWAAQAKAQGLPALDRVNVVTPSAVQPVIEVVARTPLPVWRDYLTFHAVRGNAPLLSREMDDAAFAFTGTVLGGQKAQRDDWKRAVAAVTGTDGLGDAMGKLYVEKNFSPQAKAAMQALVENLRTALRSNIEKIDWMGDATKAEAYRKLSTFRPKIGYPDKWRDYSSVTIVPGDLMANVMQMRRYGRNDQVRRIGTRPDRDEWFMTPHTVNAYYNSTFNEIVFPAAILQAPFFDLNADPAVNYGGIGAVIGHEMGHGFDDQGSKSDYAGIQRNWWTDADRAGFEQRTKALGAQYNAFCPLPGQCVNGALTMGENIGDLGGVSMAYTAYQLSLGGKPAPVIDGVSGDQRFFLSWAQVWKSKYRDEALLNLIKTNPHSPGQYRAYGPLRNFDPWYQAFDVKAGDKLYVAPDQRVRIW, encoded by the coding sequence ATGAAGCTTTCACGTATGAGTCTGGGCCTGGCGCTGGCTGCAGCGCTGGCCGTTCCGTCCGCCCACGCCGCCGACAGCGCGGCCAAGGGCAAGCCGCAGTTGGGCAGCTTCGGCGTGGACCTCAGCGCGCAGGACAAGAGCGTCAAGCCGGGCGACGATTTCAATCGCTACGTCAACGGTCACTGGCTCGATACTTACCAGTTGAAGGACTACGAGACCACCTACGGCTCGTTCAACATCCTGCGCGACCAGTCCGAGGCGCAGGTGCACGCGATCATCGAATCGCTGCACAAGCGCAAGGATCTGGCGCGCGGCAGCGACGCGCTGAAGCTGCGCGACTACTACGCCAGCTACATGGACCGCGCCGCGCGCGACGCCGCCGGGATCGCGCCGCTGCAGCCGGTGCTGGATCGGATCGGCGCGATCAGCTCCAAGGCGGCGCTGATCGAGGCCTTCGGCAACAGCGATCTCGACAGCAGCGCGGCGCCGCTGCGCTTCAACGTCGAGCTGGATCGCAAGGACCCGGACCAGTATCTGGTCGGTCTGCGCGTCGGTGGGCTGGGTTTGCCCGATCGCGATTACTACCTCAACCCCGATGCGCGCTTCGCCGGCATCCGCACCGCTTATCTGGCCCATATCGAGCGCATGCTCGGCTTCGCCGGCGTCAAGGACGCGAAGGCGCGCGCGCAGGCGGTGCTGGCGCTGGAGACCGAGCTGGCCAAGCCGCAGTGGGAACGCGCGCAACTGCGCGATCGCGACAAGACCTACAACGTCGCCACCCTGGCCGAACTGACGAAGCAGTATCCGGATTACGACTGGGCCGCGCAGGCCAAGGCGCAGGGGCTGCCGGCGCTGGACCGCGTCAACGTGGTCACGCCGAGCGCGGTGCAGCCGGTGATCGAGGTGGTCGCGCGCACGCCGCTGCCGGTGTGGCGCGATTACCTGACCTTCCACGCCGTGCGCGGCAACGCGCCGCTGCTCAGCCGCGAGATGGACGACGCCGCGTTCGCCTTCACCGGCACCGTGCTGGGCGGGCAGAAAGCGCAGCGCGACGACTGGAAGCGCGCAGTGGCCGCGGTCACCGGCACCGACGGCCTGGGCGATGCGATGGGCAAGCTCTACGTCGAGAAGAATTTCTCCCCGCAGGCCAAGGCGGCGATGCAGGCGCTGGTGGAGAACCTGCGCACCGCGCTGCGCAGCAATATCGAGAAGATCGACTGGATGGGCGATGCGACCAAGGCCGAGGCCTATCGCAAGCTGTCCACGTTCCGGCCCAAGATCGGTTATCCGGACAAGTGGCGCGACTATTCCAGCGTGACCATCGTGCCGGGCGACCTGATGGCCAACGTGATGCAGATGCGCCGCTACGGCCGCAACGACCAGGTCCGCCGCATCGGCACGCGTCCGGATCGCGACGAGTGGTTCATGACGCCGCACACGGTCAATGCGTACTACAACTCGACCTTCAACGAGATCGTGTTCCCGGCCGCGATCCTGCAGGCGCCGTTCTTCGATCTCAACGCCGATCCGGCGGTGAACTACGGCGGCATCGGCGCGGTGATCGGCCACGAGATGGGCCACGGCTTCGACGATCAGGGCAGCAAGTCCGATTACGCCGGCATCCAGCGCAACTGGTGGACCGACGCCGACCGCGCCGGCTTCGAGCAGCGCACCAAGGCGTTGGGCGCGCAGTACAACGCGTTCTGCCCGCTGCCGGGCCAATGCGTCAACGGCGCGCTGACGATGGGCGAGAACATCGGCGACCTGGGCGGCGTTTCGATGGCCTACACCGCGTACCAGCTGAGCCTGGGCGGCAAGCCCGCGCCGGTGATCGACGGCGTGAGCGGCGATCAGCGTTTCTTCCTGTCGTGGGCCCAGGTGTGGAAGAGCAAGTATCGCGATGAGGCCTTGCTCAACCTGATCAAGACCAACCCGCATTCGCCGGGGCAGTACCGCGCTTATGGCCCGCTGCGCAACTTCGATCCGTGGTATCAGGCGTTCGATGTGAAGGCGGGCGACAAGTTGTATGTGGCGCCGGATCAGCGGGTGCGGATCTGGTGA
- a CDS encoding S1 family peptidase: MRKFSLSILTATVAMTVSGAALAADDLAPGLKAAMQRDLGLSGTQVTEYLKAERLAAQQEKAVEKQLGRNFAGAWLERKADGSFGFVAATTSIKAAKAAAGIETRQARHSLSALNAAKGQLDSQLARNGKAPKGVYSWAVDLPSNSVIVGVAPGAEDTAVDFVARSGLDTTAVRFETMAEAPQRRIAIQGGRGYLRNPGDGYLYACSVGFPVTKSTTPGFATAGHCGNAGEVVYNEDSQWVPGVRLGAFAASTMPDGNETGPDRGWVQVDSTHTLSASVYGYGSGDVTVHGSTEAAVGAALCRSGRTSGWRCGAIRTKNVTVSYVDDTGQPDGTVTGLTQTTACAEGGDSGGSFITSAGQAQGVLSGGSGSCKGRQGRTGGGNSYYTPINSILSAYALTLRTSP; encoded by the coding sequence ATGCGTAAGTTCAGTCTGTCGATCCTCACCGCCACCGTCGCCATGACCGTCTCCGGCGCGGCCCTCGCCGCCGACGACCTGGCCCCCGGCCTGAAGGCGGCCATGCAGCGCGACCTCGGCCTGTCCGGCACCCAAGTGACCGAGTACCTCAAGGCCGAGCGCCTCGCCGCTCAGCAGGAAAAAGCCGTGGAAAAACAGTTGGGCCGCAACTTCGCCGGCGCTTGGCTGGAACGTAAGGCCGACGGCTCGTTCGGCTTCGTCGCCGCCACCACCTCGATCAAGGCGGCCAAGGCCGCGGCCGGCATCGAAACCCGCCAGGCCCGCCACAGCCTGAGCGCGCTCAACGCCGCCAAGGGCCAGCTCGACAGCCAACTGGCGCGCAACGGCAAGGCGCCCAAGGGCGTGTACAGCTGGGCGGTGGACCTGCCGAGCAACAGCGTGATCGTCGGCGTGGCCCCCGGCGCGGAAGACACCGCCGTCGACTTCGTCGCCCGCAGCGGCCTGGACACCACCGCCGTGCGCTTCGAAACCATGGCCGAAGCCCCGCAGCGCCGCATCGCCATCCAGGGCGGCCGCGGCTACCTGCGCAACCCGGGCGACGGCTATCTGTACGCCTGCTCGGTCGGCTTCCCGGTGACCAAGAGCACCACCCCGGGCTTCGCCACCGCCGGCCACTGCGGCAACGCCGGCGAAGTGGTCTACAACGAAGACTCGCAGTGGGTCCCGGGCGTGCGCCTGGGCGCGTTCGCCGCCTCGACCATGCCCGACGGCAACGAGACCGGCCCCGACCGCGGCTGGGTCCAGGTCGATAGCACCCACACCCTCTCGGCCAGCGTCTACGGCTACGGCAGCGGCGACGTCACCGTGCACGGCAGCACCGAAGCCGCCGTCGGCGCCGCGCTGTGCCGCTCCGGCCGCACCAGCGGCTGGCGTTGCGGCGCGATCCGCACCAAGAACGTCACCGTGTCCTACGTCGACGACACCGGCCAGCCGGACGGCACCGTCACCGGCCTGACCCAGACCACCGCCTGCGCGGAAGGCGGCGACTCGGGCGGCTCGTTCATCACCAGCGCCGGGCAAGCGCAGGGCGTGCTGTCGGGCGGTAGCGGCAGCTGCAAGGGTCGGCAGGGGCGCACGGGTGGCGGTAACAGCTACTACACGCCTATCAATTCGATCTTGAGTGCGTATGCGTTGACGTTGCGGACCAGCCCGTAA